The sequence ACCAAAATCAATGGCGCGTGGAAAGCGACGTTTTACCAAGAGTCTGCATCGGCACCTGTAGTGCTAAAGTAGTGAGTTCCATAGCCGAGGTCCGAAGACGCTGACCTTAGTCACTGCAATTGGCAGCTGTAGCAGGACTCTATGCTGAGACAAGCCACCTAATTCAATTGTACTTATGGTTTATTATTACACATCCGACGTATACTCACTCCGCTCTTCGACTACCGTAGGATGTATCATTCTGTTTTGTCTCGTTTTACTGGGTGGATTGACAGCTCAGGCTCAGCGAACCTGGACGGGCGCTACCAGTACCGACTGGAACACGGCTGGCAACTGGAACCCGGCCAACTTGCCCACCGCCAGCGATGATGTGATCATTCCATCGGCCCCGTCCAGACAACCTATTCTCAGTACGGCAGGGGTAGCCAAATCTGTGGTGGTCAACAGTGGGGCTTCGCTGAGCATCACCAGCGGGGGAACACTGACTATCAATGGCGCTACGAACGATGGGCTGAATAATAGTGGTATAGTTAGACAGGCCGGTACGTTGATTATCGGCAGTTCAGGCGTTACGTTAGGAGGGTTTGGTATCCTGAATGCAGGTACGTTCACGAACGAGGCCAGTAGCGGAGTGATTCAGATTGACAGGGCTACGGGTGGCATTGGTAATGCTTCTTCCTTTACCAACGCGGGTCAAATTCGGATGGGAACCGCAGTGCCACTTACCCAGCAGGGCATCCGAAACCGGACTCAGCTCGCGGGGATCACGGCCATGTTTACCAATGCGGCAGGGGGCATCATTCAGGTTGAGCAGTCGGGCGTCAACAGCATTCAGAATGATGTGAATTCGAGCTTCATCAACTCGGCGACCATCACCATGGGCGCATCGACCACGAGTGGGAATGCTGGTATTTTTAATTCGGGTACATTCACGAATAATACAGGGGGTGAAATTCGCGCGGACCGATCCAGTACGCTCGGTATATCCAATGTCGCCAGTGCCACGATGACCAATTCGGGAAAGCTCGTAGTAGGTAATACCGCATCGGTTGGTACGAATGGTATCGAAACACAGGGAACATTCACCAATACGGCAGGGGGCGAAATTCGGGTCGATCGGGGTAGCTCCGGAATCGTTCTGAGTGGGACAGCCACCGTAACCAACTCGGGTACGATTGTTATTGGGGCAGTTGCGGGGTTAGCTTCATCGGGAATCGGTGTTCTGGGGTCGGGTCGCTTTCTCAATAATGCAGGGGGCGACATTCGGATCGACCGAGCCGAGACGGGCATTTTAACAGGGGCGACCTCCTCCACGATGATCAATTCGGGTTCGGTTGTCATTGGTACCATTGCCGGAAACGGGACTACTGTCGCCGGTTATTTCAATAATTGTCTTCGCAATAAGGGAACCCTGACCAACACTGCAACGGGTGTGCTTATTCTTGATCGGGGCGCTTTCTACGGAATTTTACACGAAACAGGTGTATTCCAGAATACAGGCCAAATCAAGATTGGCTCCATTGCCCCCCTCCCTGCCAGTTTGAATGGGCAAACAGCTCCGGTGGGGATTAGCAATTTGGCGCCGTCTAGCAATTCGGCCGGGGGCGATATCCGTATTGACGGGGGAAGTACGGGTATTCGAAACTTTAATTCATTGACCAATACGGCTCAGATCACGCTGGGTGGGACGACGACCCTAACGACCGGCATCGACAATTCTAAGGTCACGAGTGTTACGAGTATAAATGGTCAGTTCGTAAACGATGCAGGGGGGATTATTCGCATTGATCAGGTACTGACTGGCTTATCAAACAATGGGGGGGTGTTCAGCAACTCGGCTACCCTGATCATTGGCGCTACGCCAACGGTCAGCAACATTTGCATTCTAAACTATGCCGGCGGATCGTTTACGAATGCCGTAACGGGGCTCGTTGATCTCCATATTTCCGGGACTTCCTCTGATGCGCTTGCTAATGCTACTTCATCGGCGGGTATGACGACGTTTGCCAACAGTGGAACCTTAGTCATTGGCCGCGCGGTATCAACCACGTATTCATTTGGCATCAATAATGAAGCGTCCTTTACGAACACAGCTACGGGCTTGATTCGGGTTGATGGGACCAACTTTGGTATTTATAATGGTATTCCGACAAGCTCCAGCGCGGTCTTTGCCAATAACGGAACTATCCGGCTTGCCTTTCAGGAAACGACTGGGCAGCCAGGCAGTGGTATCTGGAACCTTGATAAATTCAGCAATCAGTCGGGCGGTAAAATATACATAGATGGCTATCTCGGCCCTGGGCTTCTGAACAGTATAAAGGGAGAACCGCTGGCGTCCAGAACAACCGGAACCGCCAATTTTCAGAATGTGGGACTGATCCAGATCGGAGCCAGCGTCCAGAATGGTCTGGCGGGCATTCTCAACAACCAACAATTCAGTAACAATACCGGTGGATTTATTCAGATTGATCGGACGGGGCAGGAGGGAATTAGTAATACCAATAGTGGCACCTTAACGGCCAGTTTCACCAACAATGCCACGATTTCCATCGGTACGTCGGCCAGCATTGGAACGGATGGCCTTTTCAATACGGGTACGTTCGCCAATGGTTCCTGTGCTACGTTGACGGTGTTCGATAATCTAGCCAACGGGAGCAGTTTCACCAATTCGGGCCTGTTTACCCTTAGAACCTCACAACTCCATAGCAACACAGGTACGTTGACGAACAACGGGATTCTGGAATATCCGCCAGGTAATCCCATTCCCAACGTAACAAATAATAAACTAATTGCCGCGCCTGTTAGCAGTTGCAGCCCCTCTTTCATCCCAGCCCTCCAATTGGGCGGCAACAACAATCAGCTAACGGTTGGCACTACGTGGTATTCCGATCAGGCGTTGACCCAGATAGCGGGGACCTACAACCAGAGCACCAATACGTTCGCACCCATCAACAAGACGCCAGGTAGCAGTCAGGTCGTTTATTTTTCGGTGTTGGACAACGCCAGTGGTTGCAGCAAAACTGTCTCTGTATCCACAACCCTGAACGCTACGTTACTGGTTGTCAACATTGCGGCTAATCCGTCATTAACCATCGCCACAGGGCAGAGCACTACGTTGACGGCATCATCCGGAGCGCCGGCCGGAGCTACTACGTATCAGTGGAGCACGGGGGCCAGTACGCCGTCCATTTCGATAAATACAGCCGGAACGTATTCGGTAACCGGCACCACTGGCGGCTGCTCTTCCGTAACCAGCGTAGTGGTAAGCGTTACGTGTACACCTGTATACGTAACACAGACTGGTGCGGGTTCACAGAATGGCAGTAGCTGGAGCAATGCCTATGCCGGAACATCGCTACAAACGGCTATTAATCAGGCGGCTACCTGCGTTGGCATTGGCTCGGTCTGGGTGGCCGCGGGTACGTATAAACCAACCACCACCAACGACCGCGACGGTACGTTCACGATGCGCCCCAACGTAGCGATCTACGGCGGATTTGTCGGCAACGAAACCTCGCTTAGCCAACGCCCTGCCATCAGCGTCACGGTTCCCTCCAGTACGACCCTCAGCGCCGATATTGCCAACAACGTCAATGTCAGTGCCTACAATCTGTTTCGCAACGGCAACAACCTGACCAACACGGCTGTTCTCGATGGCTTTGTATTAACTTTTGCCCTCGCTAATAACACTGGCGCTCAGGCTGGAAAAGCCGTTGGTGGGGCCATGTACAATGAAGCGGTCGGAGGAGTCTGTAGCCCAACCATCCGCAACTGCTGGTTTATGAACAATTACGCCTTAACCGGTGGGGGGGCTCTCTACAATTATGCTTCCAACGGAGGTGATGCCAGCCCGATTCTTGAGAATTGCCGTTTTCAGAACAATATCGTGCAAAATGGCAGCGGTGGAGCCATCTATAATCGCGCCCAGAGCGCCAGCGGCCAGCTTAATTACAACACTAAATCAAGCCCCAAAATCCTGAATTGCCTGTTCGTTAACAATGTAGCGTCGAGCGGAAATGCCACTTCTGATGGCGGTGGTGCCCTCTACAACTATGCCTATGGTGGCACCGCCAGTCCGATCATTACAGGTAGTTCGTTTCAGAACAACTCAGCCACCATCCGGGGTGGAGCTATCTGCACCAATGGCAGTGACGACGGTGCCGGAAGTTACACGGGTACGGCCAAGCCGGTTCTGATCAACTGCTCGTTTCAGGGCAACTCGGCCCCTGTCGGACAGGGGTCGGTCATGGCGAATATCCACATCAATAGTGCCACCAGCACCAATGCCACTGCTACATTGGTGAACTGTATCGTCTTCAACAACAATGGTTCCGTGCCTTTCGCTAATACGTCGGGAGCTACGGTAAGCTTATCGTACAGTTTGTATGAGCCGGGCGTTGACAGCCAATCGGGCAATACCACTGGCACAGGTACTATTTCAACCAACGTATCACCCTTCGCTAGCACAACTGGTACGCAACTGTCTACAGGGTCAGCCGCCATCAACGCGGGCAACCCAGCCTCGACTACCGCTACGTTAGGAACGAGTGTGGATCTTGGTGGCAATCCCCGAATTGTGGATGGCCGTATCGACATGGGCGCGTATGAGTATCCGATTAGTGCCTGTCAGGGGCCTATCACCACCGTTAAAGCCGGAAGTTGGGACGACCCAACAGTCTGGTCGTGCGGGGCAGTGCCGGTGCTTACGGATGTGGTTCAGCTCAACCATGCTGTCAGTCTGCCAGGCAGCTATATAGCCCAGGTCAAAACGCTACGCTACGGCGCGGGTGGGAAGTTGACTTACCAGACCGGGGCACAAGTGAGACTAGGCTTTTAAAGATATTGGGTAGTTCACCGGACTATCCGTTTAAACTCAATTTAATCATGAAGACCAAATCTTCTATACGAATCTTGGCCGCTTTTGCTGCCCTTCTCCTGTTTGCCGCCGGTTGCAACACCACTGCCAACGAAAAGCCTACCACTACCGAAGAACTGTCCCAGATGAACAGGGACTTTGCCGCTGCGATCAATGCCAAAGATGCCGTGGCGGCTGCGAACTGCTATGCCGATGAGGCTACGTTGTATCCGCCCAATGAGCCTGCCGTTACAGGTCGGGAGGCCATTCTCAACTACTGGAAGGGGGCTATTGACGCGGGGGCCACCCATGTATCCATCAAAACGGTTGCTACGGGTAGTGACGGGAACCTGGGGTGGGAAACGGGTCAATTCCAGATGGATGTAAAAACGCCCGATGGAAAAGTCGTGGTCGATCAGGGCCGGTACACCGAGTTGCTCAAACGCAATACAGACGGGAAATGGGTCTCCATCATGGGTATGTGGAATGCCGATGCACCACCCGTCCCTTGACAGATCGCTTTCACTGGCTCCGAAAACCTATTTTCGTATCTTGTGAGCTACAGCATTCCGGTTGTCCCAAGATGGGTAAATACGTTGTTTTTAGGTGGCTCCTCCTGCTATTGTGCCTGTCCGGCGGACGCGGACAGGCACAATCCACGGTGCTTTACTTCGACGAACCCCCCAAAGAGACGCTGGGTCGCAACCGAAATCAATTAACCATCAATCGATTCTTTACTGACCGCGACGATTTTCTCTGGTTCGTCACCGGCAGTGGCCTGAGCCGGTACGACGGCCATGAGATCGTAACGGTGCGCTTTGATCCAGCGGATTTGAACTCCCTCTCCTCGGCGCGGGTGGCGGATATGATTCAGGATGAGCGAGGCACGTTCTGGATAACCACCCGCGACGGGGGCCTGAATGCCTACAATCAGCGAACGGGCAACGTGACCCATTTTCGACACCTACCCACCAACAAAACCAGTTTATCGTCGGATAAGCTTCGGTTTCTTCAACGCGATGAATCCGGTTTTCTCTGGATTGGCAGCGATTATGGTATGAATCGGTTTGACCCCAAAACGGGCCGTACTGTCCGTTTTTTGCCCAAACCAGGCGAGCCAGGGCAATTACAGGGCAACCCGCTGTCGCCTATTCTGGTTGAATCGGTGGCCCAATCCAGGCCGGGCCACGCCAGGCCGGGCTATATTTACGTTTGCACAACGGCTGGGTTCGAGCAGTTTGACCGAACCCGTAACCGTTGGCGGTGCTTTCCGACGGTAACTAAATCCGGGGTGCCCGTCATCAACGCTACCGATGGTCTCAATGTGATTAACGGCCTCTGCCAAGATCGTCGCGGCCTGATCTGGATGGGTGTTCCGGACCAAACCGGGCTGCGGGTTTTTAACCCTAAAACAGGACAAATCAATTGGTTCGATAGGCGAACGGCCGACGGAAAACCCATTCCGTTTCCAAACGTGATTCTGGAAGATCGCGCGGGGCGGCTTTGGCTTTGCAGCGATAACGACATCTTCCGCATTTCAGCCGACCGGACCGTCGTGGAGCAATGCACACCCGTAGCCATCAGCAATGGGGAACAGCTCAAGGAACTGGTAACGCTGTACGAAGATAGACAGGGGTTAATCTGGCTGGAGAGAGCAAGCGACAAAAATCCGCTTTTTTTCGACCCCCGTCAGGAACGCCACCCCAACATTCCATTGCCAAAATTTAAGAACACGGCCGGTGGGGTTTCGACCCGACCCGTAACGGAGTCCCTCATGCCCGACCCG comes from Spirosoma aureum and encodes:
- a CDS encoding beta strand repeat-containing protein — its product is MVYYYTSDVYSLRSSTTVGCIILFCLVLLGGLTAQAQRTWTGATSTDWNTAGNWNPANLPTASDDVIIPSAPSRQPILSTAGVAKSVVVNSGASLSITSGGTLTINGATNDGLNNSGIVRQAGTLIIGSSGVTLGGFGILNAGTFTNEASSGVIQIDRATGGIGNASSFTNAGQIRMGTAVPLTQQGIRNRTQLAGITAMFTNAAGGIIQVEQSGVNSIQNDVNSSFINSATITMGASTTSGNAGIFNSGTFTNNTGGEIRADRSSTLGISNVASATMTNSGKLVVGNTASVGTNGIETQGTFTNTAGGEIRVDRGSSGIVLSGTATVTNSGTIVIGAVAGLASSGIGVLGSGRFLNNAGGDIRIDRAETGILTGATSSTMINSGSVVIGTIAGNGTTVAGYFNNCLRNKGTLTNTATGVLILDRGAFYGILHETGVFQNTGQIKIGSIAPLPASLNGQTAPVGISNLAPSSNSAGGDIRIDGGSTGIRNFNSLTNTAQITLGGTTTLTTGIDNSKVTSVTSINGQFVNDAGGIIRIDQVLTGLSNNGGVFSNSATLIIGATPTVSNICILNYAGGSFTNAVTGLVDLHISGTSSDALANATSSAGMTTFANSGTLVIGRAVSTTYSFGINNEASFTNTATGLIRVDGTNFGIYNGIPTSSSAVFANNGTIRLAFQETTGQPGSGIWNLDKFSNQSGGKIYIDGYLGPGLLNSIKGEPLASRTTGTANFQNVGLIQIGASVQNGLAGILNNQQFSNNTGGFIQIDRTGQEGISNTNSGTLTASFTNNATISIGTSASIGTDGLFNTGTFANGSCATLTVFDNLANGSSFTNSGLFTLRTSQLHSNTGTLTNNGILEYPPGNPIPNVTNNKLIAAPVSSCSPSFIPALQLGGNNNQLTVGTTWYSDQALTQIAGTYNQSTNTFAPINKTPGSSQVVYFSVLDNASGCSKTVSVSTTLNATLLVVNIAANPSLTIATGQSTTLTASSGAPAGATTYQWSTGASTPSISINTAGTYSVTGTTGGCSSVTSVVVSVTCTPVYVTQTGAGSQNGSSWSNAYAGTSLQTAINQAATCVGIGSVWVAAGTYKPTTTNDRDGTFTMRPNVAIYGGFVGNETSLSQRPAISVTVPSSTTLSADIANNVNVSAYNLFRNGNNLTNTAVLDGFVLTFALANNTGAQAGKAVGGAMYNEAVGGVCSPTIRNCWFMNNYALTGGGALYNYASNGGDASPILENCRFQNNIVQNGSGGAIYNRAQSASGQLNYNTKSSPKILNCLFVNNVASSGNATSDGGGALYNYAYGGTASPIITGSSFQNNSATIRGGAICTNGSDDGAGSYTGTAKPVLINCSFQGNSAPVGQGSVMANIHINSATSTNATATLVNCIVFNNNGSVPFANTSGATVSLSYSLYEPGVDSQSGNTTGTGTISTNVSPFASTTGTQLSTGSAAINAGNPASTTATLGTSVDLGGNPRIVDGRIDMGAYEYPISACQGPITTVKAGSWDDPTVWSCGAVPVLTDVVQLNHAVSLPGSYIAQVKTLRYGAGGKLTYQTGAQVRLGF
- a CDS encoding YybH family protein: MKTKSSIRILAAFAALLLFAAGCNTTANEKPTTTEELSQMNRDFAAAINAKDAVAAANCYADEATLYPPNEPAVTGREAILNYWKGAIDAGATHVSIKTVATGSDGNLGWETGQFQMDVKTPDGKVVVDQGRYTELLKRNTDGKWVSIMGMWNADAPPVP